The following proteins are encoded in a genomic region of Schistocerca serialis cubense isolate TAMUIC-IGC-003099 chromosome 9, iqSchSeri2.2, whole genome shotgun sequence:
- the LOC126418447 gene encoding cytochrome P450 6j1-like, with protein MLPQGWRRSLHGHVRLRQAHPLVKDPALIGRIMTTDFSTFYATNAKIDPATDPVIASSLFGQHGAGWRKLRTVLSPAFTSGKMKLMFHLVNETGQKLAHHLESAASKGTEVELKDVMGRYTTDSVCSIFMGVDANSLENPKSPLREHVRRILRDTVVGRIITTLAFFAPQILSTLRIRLGSKKVEDFFVQNTVKLIEHRRETGIVRNDVIDMLTKIKDEQAEGDNEQIKLTNEIIAGQLMSFLAAGFDNSSSTLAFALFELAWNQSLQEEVRQHVRHVLSKHSGHITYEPINEMTDLTNVVSETQRKYPTVNFLNREASRDYRIEGTDIVLPKGTAVFVSVAGLHTDPKYWREPLRFWPDRFKEENSRDRPSHTFMPFGEGPRTCLGMRLAYMQVKVALVHILNNFEVHPAPSTPTSLSYHPSRFVGTPAVNVSLLFKKTTSS; from the exons ATGCTACCGCAAGGCTGGAGACGCTCCCTTCATGGGCATGTTCGCCTTCGACAAGCCCATCCTCTAGTGAAGGACCCCGCTCTCATAGGACGCATCATGACCACCGACTTCTCCACGTTCTACGCAACCAACGCTAAGATCGACCCAGCGACTGACCCGGTCATTGCCTCATCTCTTTTTGGGCAACATGGCGCTGG aTGGAGGAAACTACGTACTGTACTATCCCCAGCATTCACTTCCGGCAAGATGAAGCTCATGTTCCACCTTGTGAACGAAACTGGACAGAAACTGGCCCATCACCTTGAGTCTGCAGCGTCAAAAG GAACTGAAGTGGAACTGAAGGACGTCATGGGCCGTTATACGACGGACTCGGTTTGCTCCATCTTCATGGGTGTGGACGCTAACTCTCTCGAAAACCCAAAGTCTCCTCTGCGAGAGCACGTGCGGCGAATCTTAAGAGATACCGTCGTTGGAAGGATCATTACCACGCTGGCGTTCTTCGCTCCACAGATCCTGTCCACACTCCGCATTCGACTTGGTAGCAAGAAAGTAGAGGACTTCTTTGTACAAAACACAGTTAAG CTGATAGAGCATCGGAGGGAAACGGGCATTGTGCGGAACGACGTAATTGACATGCTCACGAAGATCAAGGACGAGCAGGCAGAGGGTGATAACGAACAAATCA AGCTGACGAACGAAATCATCGCAGGCCAGCTGATGTCGTTCTTGGCTGCTGGCTTCGACAACTCGTCTTCGACGCTGGCCTTCGCCCTGTTCGAGCTGGCGTGGAACCAGAGTCTGCAGGAGGAGGTCCGCCAGCACGTGCGCCACGTGCTGAGCAAACATAGCGGCCACATCACGTACGAACCGATCAACGAGATGACGGACCTCACCAACGTCGTCAGCG aGACGCAGCGGAAGTACCCCACAGTGAATTTCCTGAACCGCGAGGCGTCTCGCGACTACAGGATAGAAGGGACGGACATAGTGCTGCCCAAGGGCACCGCAGTCTTCGTGTCGGTGGCCGGTCTCCACACCGACCCAAAGTACTGGAGGGAGCCGCTCAGGTTCTGGCCGGACCGCTTCAAAGAGGAGAACTCCAGGGACAGACCGAGCCACACGTTCATGCCGTTCGGCGAGGGCCCCAGGACGTGCCTCG GTATGAGACTCGCGTACATGCAAGTGAAAGTGGCTCTCGTGCACATTCTCAACAACTTCGAAGTGCACCCAGCGCCTTCGACGCCTACCAGTTTGAGTTACCATCCATCCAGGTTTGTTGGAACTCCAGCAGTAAACGTGTCCCTACTCTTCAAGAAGACCACCTCTTCATAA